One part of the Asterias amurensis chromosome 11, ASM3211899v1 genome encodes these proteins:
- the LOC139943777 gene encoding protein HID1-like isoform X1, with translation MGGTDSKLNFRKAVVQLTTKTQPVEAGDDAFWDQFWADTVTSVSDVFALIPAAEIRALREESPSNLATLCYKAVEKLVSASESGCSAAKDQQMVLNSVRLLTRILPYIFEDPDWRGFFWSTLPGQSYGIEGMDDIRPEELPCLHGYQSDEESLPLAQSLLNAVADLLFCPDFTVAPNTKKPGPESHEDPQSIDSCEYIWEAGVGFANSPPQSALLDQNRTELLKLLLTCFSETMYLPPVSDAHSQPNQWISYFCSSENRHALPLFTSLLNVVCAYDPVGFGVPYNHLMFADHREPVVEVASQILVVTLDHDTVHSQVPPTVDAADEGNEGGVVENLFVNYLSRVHREEDFHFILKGLTRLLNNPLIQTYLPGSTKKIAFHQELFVLFWKMCDHNKKFLFYVLKSSDVLEVLVPILYHLNDARADQSRVGLMHIGVFILLLLSGERNFGVRLNKPYSVRVPMDIPVFTGTHADFLIIVFHKIITSGHQRLAPLYDCLLTIVVNVSPYLKSLSMVSSNKLLHLLEAFSTPWFLFSNPANHHLVFFLLEVFNNIIQYQFDGNSNLVYTIIRKRNVFHQLANLPCDQASITKALAKRGRKTTPAPPTDDAVPTTMEGALPPVDAEPGTLKASLLATPGLGTMTETSKVTPSGEVLAQAAADAAEKSESAAGPSAATSQGTSDTESIVPEDKKVVDSGLIGSQAVPLGSQPEATEHRMIAMQRTSSVSSNTPSSTSGDWRPSSEWVQSWKQKLPLQTIMRLLQVLVPQVEKICIDKGLTDETEILKFLQHGTLVGLLPVPHPILIRKYQANSGTTLWFRTYMWGVIYLRNVEPPIWYDTGVKLFEVQRIKDS, from the exons ATGGGAGGAACAGATTCGAAGCTTAATTTTCGGAAGGCAGTCGTGCAGCtgacaacaaaaacacag CCAGTTGAGGCAGGTGATGATGCATTCTGGGACCAGTTTTGGGCTGACACAGTGACCAGCGTGAGCGATGTGTTTGCTTTGATACCTGCAGCTGAAATCAGAGCACTGAGGGAAGAATCACCCTCAAACTTAGCTACATTATGCTACAAG gcaGTGGAAAAACTTGTGTCTGCATCAGAAAGTGGATGCTCTGCAGCCAAAGATCAACAGATGGTCCTGAACTCAGTGCGTCTCCTCACACGCATTCTGCCATACATTTTTGAGGATCCAGATTGGCGTGGGTTCTTCTGGTCCACGCTACCGGGACAGTCT TATGGTATCGAGGGAATGGATGACATT CGTCCCGAGGAGCTACCCTGTCTTCATGGTTACCAG AGTGATGAAGAATCTTTACCCTTGGCTCAGTCACTCCTTAATGCTGTTGCAGATCTCTTATTCTGTCCAGACTTCACTGTGGCTCCAAATACCAAGAAACCAGGCCCA GAAAGCCACGAGGATCCTCAGTCCATTGACAGCTGTGAATATATCTGGGAGGCTGGAGTAGGCTTCGCTAACTCCCCACCCCAGTCAGCTCTCCTAGACCAGAACAGGACTGAGTTACTCAAACTGCTGCTGACATGCTTCTCAGAAACTATGTACCTCCCTCCAGTTA gtgATGCCCATTCACAACCCAACCAGTGGATCAGTTACTTTTGCTCATCTGAAAACAG GCATGCCTTACCCCTCTTCACTTCTCTACTGAATGTGGTATGTGCCTATGATCCAGTGGGCTTTGGTGTCCCATACAATCACCTCATGTTTGCCGATCATCGGGAGCCGGTCGTCGAGGTAGCCTCTCAGATCCTCGTCGTGACCCTTGACCATGATACAGTCCATAGTCAGGTGCCTCCAACGGTTGATGCTGCAGATGAAGGGAATGAG gGAGGAGTTGTAGAGAATCTGTTTGTGAATTATCTTTCCCGTGTTCATCGAGAAGAAGATTTCCATTTCATTCTGAAGGGACTGACGAGGCTACTCAACAATCCACTGATTCAG ACATACCTGCCTGGATCCACCAAGAAGATAGCCTTCCACCAGGAGCTATTTGTTCTCTTCTGGAAGATGTGCGACCACAACAAGAAGTTTCTCTTCTATGTCTTAAAGAGCAGTGACGTCCTAGAGGTTCTCGTTCCAATTCTCTACCATCTGAACGACGCCAGGGCAGACCAGT CTCGAGTCGGTTTAATGCACATCGGAGTCTTTATTCTTCTACTTCTGAGCGGTGAGCGGAACTTTGGTGTACGACTCAACAAACCATACAGCGTTAGAGTACCCATGGACATTCCTGTGTTCACTGGTACCCATGCTGACTTTCTCATTATA GTATTCCATAAAATAATCACTTCTGGGCACCAGAGACTGGCTCCCCTGTATGACTGCCTACTCACGATAGTTGTCAATG TATCTCCATACCTGAAGAGTCTGTCGATGGTTTCATCTAACAAGCTTCTTCATCTCCTGGAAGCCTTCTCAACACCTTGGTTCCTCTTCTCTAATCCGGCAAACCATCACCTCGTCTTCTTCCTTCTGGAGGTCTTTAACAACATCATCCAGTATCAGTTTGATG GAAACTCCAATCTCGTTTACACTATCATCCGTAAACGCAATGTATTCCACCAGTTGGCCAACTTACCCTGCGACCAGGCCTCCATCACCAAAGCTCTGGCCAAGCGAGGGCGCAAGACAACCCCAGCACCACCCACAGACGACGCTGTGCCTACCACCATGGAGGGGGCATTACCTCCAGTTGATGCAGAGCCAGGGACTCTCAAAGCCTCTCTTCTTGCTACTCCAG GATTGGGTACAATGACCGAGACATCTAAAGTCACACCATCTGGTGAAGTGCTGGCCCAAGCTGCTGCAGACGCTGCTGAAAAATCAGAAAGTGCTGCTGGACCCTCTGCA GCAACATCCCAAGGAACCAGTGATACTGAGAGCATCGTTCCTGAAGATAAGAAAGTAGTTGACAGTGGTCTGATTGGTTCTCAGGCGGTACCTCTAGGGTCGCAGCCTGAAGCCACTGAGCACAGAATGATTGCAATGCAGAGGACATCCTCAGTGTCTAGCAATACACCAAGCAGCACTAGTGGAGACTGGAGGCCTTCCTCTGAatgg GTTCAATCCTGGAAGCAGAAGTTACCTTTACAGACCATCATGCGTCTTCTTCAGGTTTTGGTTCCACAAGTTGAGAAGATCTGCATCGACAA GGGTTTGACCGATGAGACAGAGATCTTAAAGTTCCTTCAGCATGGTACCTTAGTCGGTCTCCTGCCAGTTCCTCACCCTATACTGATCCGAAAGTACCAGGCTAACAGTGGTACCACTCTATGGTTCCGTACCTACATGTGGGGTGTCATCTACCTCAG GAATGTGGAGCCACCTATTTGGTATGACACTGGCGTCAAGCTCTTTGAGGTCCAACGGATAAAGGACAGCTAG
- the LOC139943777 gene encoding protein HID1-like isoform X2: MGGTDSKLNFRKAVVQLTTKTQPVEAGDDAFWDQFWADTVTSVSDVFALIPAAEIRALREESPSNLATLCYKAVEKLVSASESGCSAAKDQQMVLNSVRLLTRILPYIFEDPDWRGFFWSTLPGQSYGIEGMDDIRPEELPCLHGYQSDEESLPLAQSLLNAVADLLFCPDFTVAPNTKKPGPESHEDPQSIDSCEYIWEAGVGFANSPPQSALLDQNRTELLKLLLTCFSETMYLPPVSDAHSQPNQWISYFCSSENRHALPLFTSLLNVVCAYDPVGFGVPYNHLMFADHREPVVEVASQILVVTLDHDTVHSQVPPTVDAADEGNEGGVVENLFVNYLSRVHREEDFHFILKGLTRLLNNPLIQTYLPGSTKKIAFHQELFVLFWKMCDHNKKFLFYVLKSSDVLEVLVPILYHLNDARADQSRVGLMHIGVFILLLLSGERNFGVRLNKPYSVRVPMDIPVFTGTHADFLIIVFHKIITSGHQRLAPLYDCLLTIVVNVSPYLKSLSMVSSNKLLHLLEAFSTPWFLFSNPANHHLVFFLLEVFNNIIQYQFDGNSNLVYTIIRKRNVFHQLANLPCDQASITKALAKRGRKTTPAPPTDDAVPTTMEGALPPVDAEPGTLKASLLATPGLGTMTETSKVTPSGEVLAQAAADAAEKSESAAGPSAATSQGTSDTESIVPEDKKVVDSGLIGSQAVPLGSQPEATEHRMIAMQRTSSVSSNTPSSTSGDWRPSSEWVQSWKQKLPLQTIMRLLQVLVPQVEKICIDKGLTDETEILKFLQHGTLVGLLPVPHPILIRKYQANSGTTLWFRTYMWGVIYLRNLDPPIWYDTDVHLFEIQRV, from the exons ATGGGAGGAACAGATTCGAAGCTTAATTTTCGGAAGGCAGTCGTGCAGCtgacaacaaaaacacag CCAGTTGAGGCAGGTGATGATGCATTCTGGGACCAGTTTTGGGCTGACACAGTGACCAGCGTGAGCGATGTGTTTGCTTTGATACCTGCAGCTGAAATCAGAGCACTGAGGGAAGAATCACCCTCAAACTTAGCTACATTATGCTACAAG gcaGTGGAAAAACTTGTGTCTGCATCAGAAAGTGGATGCTCTGCAGCCAAAGATCAACAGATGGTCCTGAACTCAGTGCGTCTCCTCACACGCATTCTGCCATACATTTTTGAGGATCCAGATTGGCGTGGGTTCTTCTGGTCCACGCTACCGGGACAGTCT TATGGTATCGAGGGAATGGATGACATT CGTCCCGAGGAGCTACCCTGTCTTCATGGTTACCAG AGTGATGAAGAATCTTTACCCTTGGCTCAGTCACTCCTTAATGCTGTTGCAGATCTCTTATTCTGTCCAGACTTCACTGTGGCTCCAAATACCAAGAAACCAGGCCCA GAAAGCCACGAGGATCCTCAGTCCATTGACAGCTGTGAATATATCTGGGAGGCTGGAGTAGGCTTCGCTAACTCCCCACCCCAGTCAGCTCTCCTAGACCAGAACAGGACTGAGTTACTCAAACTGCTGCTGACATGCTTCTCAGAAACTATGTACCTCCCTCCAGTTA gtgATGCCCATTCACAACCCAACCAGTGGATCAGTTACTTTTGCTCATCTGAAAACAG GCATGCCTTACCCCTCTTCACTTCTCTACTGAATGTGGTATGTGCCTATGATCCAGTGGGCTTTGGTGTCCCATACAATCACCTCATGTTTGCCGATCATCGGGAGCCGGTCGTCGAGGTAGCCTCTCAGATCCTCGTCGTGACCCTTGACCATGATACAGTCCATAGTCAGGTGCCTCCAACGGTTGATGCTGCAGATGAAGGGAATGAG gGAGGAGTTGTAGAGAATCTGTTTGTGAATTATCTTTCCCGTGTTCATCGAGAAGAAGATTTCCATTTCATTCTGAAGGGACTGACGAGGCTACTCAACAATCCACTGATTCAG ACATACCTGCCTGGATCCACCAAGAAGATAGCCTTCCACCAGGAGCTATTTGTTCTCTTCTGGAAGATGTGCGACCACAACAAGAAGTTTCTCTTCTATGTCTTAAAGAGCAGTGACGTCCTAGAGGTTCTCGTTCCAATTCTCTACCATCTGAACGACGCCAGGGCAGACCAGT CTCGAGTCGGTTTAATGCACATCGGAGTCTTTATTCTTCTACTTCTGAGCGGTGAGCGGAACTTTGGTGTACGACTCAACAAACCATACAGCGTTAGAGTACCCATGGACATTCCTGTGTTCACTGGTACCCATGCTGACTTTCTCATTATA GTATTCCATAAAATAATCACTTCTGGGCACCAGAGACTGGCTCCCCTGTATGACTGCCTACTCACGATAGTTGTCAATG TATCTCCATACCTGAAGAGTCTGTCGATGGTTTCATCTAACAAGCTTCTTCATCTCCTGGAAGCCTTCTCAACACCTTGGTTCCTCTTCTCTAATCCGGCAAACCATCACCTCGTCTTCTTCCTTCTGGAGGTCTTTAACAACATCATCCAGTATCAGTTTGATG GAAACTCCAATCTCGTTTACACTATCATCCGTAAACGCAATGTATTCCACCAGTTGGCCAACTTACCCTGCGACCAGGCCTCCATCACCAAAGCTCTGGCCAAGCGAGGGCGCAAGACAACCCCAGCACCACCCACAGACGACGCTGTGCCTACCACCATGGAGGGGGCATTACCTCCAGTTGATGCAGAGCCAGGGACTCTCAAAGCCTCTCTTCTTGCTACTCCAG GATTGGGTACAATGACCGAGACATCTAAAGTCACACCATCTGGTGAAGTGCTGGCCCAAGCTGCTGCAGACGCTGCTGAAAAATCAGAAAGTGCTGCTGGACCCTCTGCA GCAACATCCCAAGGAACCAGTGATACTGAGAGCATCGTTCCTGAAGATAAGAAAGTAGTTGACAGTGGTCTGATTGGTTCTCAGGCGGTACCTCTAGGGTCGCAGCCTGAAGCCACTGAGCACAGAATGATTGCAATGCAGAGGACATCCTCAGTGTCTAGCAATACACCAAGCAGCACTAGTGGAGACTGGAGGCCTTCCTCTGAatgg GTTCAATCCTGGAAGCAGAAGTTACCTTTACAGACCATCATGCGTCTTCTTCAGGTTTTGGTTCCACAAGTTGAGAAGATCTGCATCGACAA GGGTTTGACCGATGAGACAGAGATCTTAAAGTTCCTTCAGCATGGTACCTTAGTCGGTCTCCTGCCAGTTCCTCACCCTATACTGATCCGAAAGTACCAGGCTAACAGTGGTACCACTCTATGGTTCCGTACCTACATGTGGGGTGTCATCTACCTCAG GAATCTGGACCCACCGATATGGTATGATACTGACGTGCATCTCTTTGAGATCCAGCGAGTTTGA
- the LOC139943777 gene encoding protein HID1-like isoform X3 has translation MGGTDSKLNFRKAVVQLTTKTQPVEAGDDAFWDQFWADTVTSVSDVFALIPAAEIRALREESPSNLATLCYKAVEKLVSASESGCSAAKDQQMVLNSVRLLTRILPYIFEDPDWRGFFWSTLPGQSYGIEGMDDISDEESLPLAQSLLNAVADLLFCPDFTVAPNTKKPGPESHEDPQSIDSCEYIWEAGVGFANSPPQSALLDQNRTELLKLLLTCFSETMYLPPVSDAHSQPNQWISYFCSSENRHALPLFTSLLNVVCAYDPVGFGVPYNHLMFADHREPVVEVASQILVVTLDHDTVHSQVPPTVDAADEGNEGGVVENLFVNYLSRVHREEDFHFILKGLTRLLNNPLIQTYLPGSTKKIAFHQELFVLFWKMCDHNKKFLFYVLKSSDVLEVLVPILYHLNDARADQSRVGLMHIGVFILLLLSGERNFGVRLNKPYSVRVPMDIPVFTGTHADFLIIVFHKIITSGHQRLAPLYDCLLTIVVNVSPYLKSLSMVSSNKLLHLLEAFSTPWFLFSNPANHHLVFFLLEVFNNIIQYQFDGNSNLVYTIIRKRNVFHQLANLPCDQASITKALAKRGRKTTPAPPTDDAVPTTMEGALPPVDAEPGTLKASLLATPGLGTMTETSKVTPSGEVLAQAAADAAEKSESAAGPSAATSQGTSDTESIVPEDKKVVDSGLIGSQAVPLGSQPEATEHRMIAMQRTSSVSSNTPSSTSGDWRPSSEWVQSWKQKLPLQTIMRLLQVLVPQVEKICIDKGLTDETEILKFLQHGTLVGLLPVPHPILIRKYQANSGTTLWFRTYMWGVIYLRNVEPPIWYDTGVKLFEVQRIKDS, from the exons ATGGGAGGAACAGATTCGAAGCTTAATTTTCGGAAGGCAGTCGTGCAGCtgacaacaaaaacacag CCAGTTGAGGCAGGTGATGATGCATTCTGGGACCAGTTTTGGGCTGACACAGTGACCAGCGTGAGCGATGTGTTTGCTTTGATACCTGCAGCTGAAATCAGAGCACTGAGGGAAGAATCACCCTCAAACTTAGCTACATTATGCTACAAG gcaGTGGAAAAACTTGTGTCTGCATCAGAAAGTGGATGCTCTGCAGCCAAAGATCAACAGATGGTCCTGAACTCAGTGCGTCTCCTCACACGCATTCTGCCATACATTTTTGAGGATCCAGATTGGCGTGGGTTCTTCTGGTCCACGCTACCGGGACAGTCT TATGGTATCGAGGGAATGGATGACATT AGTGATGAAGAATCTTTACCCTTGGCTCAGTCACTCCTTAATGCTGTTGCAGATCTCTTATTCTGTCCAGACTTCACTGTGGCTCCAAATACCAAGAAACCAGGCCCA GAAAGCCACGAGGATCCTCAGTCCATTGACAGCTGTGAATATATCTGGGAGGCTGGAGTAGGCTTCGCTAACTCCCCACCCCAGTCAGCTCTCCTAGACCAGAACAGGACTGAGTTACTCAAACTGCTGCTGACATGCTTCTCAGAAACTATGTACCTCCCTCCAGTTA gtgATGCCCATTCACAACCCAACCAGTGGATCAGTTACTTTTGCTCATCTGAAAACAG GCATGCCTTACCCCTCTTCACTTCTCTACTGAATGTGGTATGTGCCTATGATCCAGTGGGCTTTGGTGTCCCATACAATCACCTCATGTTTGCCGATCATCGGGAGCCGGTCGTCGAGGTAGCCTCTCAGATCCTCGTCGTGACCCTTGACCATGATACAGTCCATAGTCAGGTGCCTCCAACGGTTGATGCTGCAGATGAAGGGAATGAG gGAGGAGTTGTAGAGAATCTGTTTGTGAATTATCTTTCCCGTGTTCATCGAGAAGAAGATTTCCATTTCATTCTGAAGGGACTGACGAGGCTACTCAACAATCCACTGATTCAG ACATACCTGCCTGGATCCACCAAGAAGATAGCCTTCCACCAGGAGCTATTTGTTCTCTTCTGGAAGATGTGCGACCACAACAAGAAGTTTCTCTTCTATGTCTTAAAGAGCAGTGACGTCCTAGAGGTTCTCGTTCCAATTCTCTACCATCTGAACGACGCCAGGGCAGACCAGT CTCGAGTCGGTTTAATGCACATCGGAGTCTTTATTCTTCTACTTCTGAGCGGTGAGCGGAACTTTGGTGTACGACTCAACAAACCATACAGCGTTAGAGTACCCATGGACATTCCTGTGTTCACTGGTACCCATGCTGACTTTCTCATTATA GTATTCCATAAAATAATCACTTCTGGGCACCAGAGACTGGCTCCCCTGTATGACTGCCTACTCACGATAGTTGTCAATG TATCTCCATACCTGAAGAGTCTGTCGATGGTTTCATCTAACAAGCTTCTTCATCTCCTGGAAGCCTTCTCAACACCTTGGTTCCTCTTCTCTAATCCGGCAAACCATCACCTCGTCTTCTTCCTTCTGGAGGTCTTTAACAACATCATCCAGTATCAGTTTGATG GAAACTCCAATCTCGTTTACACTATCATCCGTAAACGCAATGTATTCCACCAGTTGGCCAACTTACCCTGCGACCAGGCCTCCATCACCAAAGCTCTGGCCAAGCGAGGGCGCAAGACAACCCCAGCACCACCCACAGACGACGCTGTGCCTACCACCATGGAGGGGGCATTACCTCCAGTTGATGCAGAGCCAGGGACTCTCAAAGCCTCTCTTCTTGCTACTCCAG GATTGGGTACAATGACCGAGACATCTAAAGTCACACCATCTGGTGAAGTGCTGGCCCAAGCTGCTGCAGACGCTGCTGAAAAATCAGAAAGTGCTGCTGGACCCTCTGCA GCAACATCCCAAGGAACCAGTGATACTGAGAGCATCGTTCCTGAAGATAAGAAAGTAGTTGACAGTGGTCTGATTGGTTCTCAGGCGGTACCTCTAGGGTCGCAGCCTGAAGCCACTGAGCACAGAATGATTGCAATGCAGAGGACATCCTCAGTGTCTAGCAATACACCAAGCAGCACTAGTGGAGACTGGAGGCCTTCCTCTGAatgg GTTCAATCCTGGAAGCAGAAGTTACCTTTACAGACCATCATGCGTCTTCTTCAGGTTTTGGTTCCACAAGTTGAGAAGATCTGCATCGACAA GGGTTTGACCGATGAGACAGAGATCTTAAAGTTCCTTCAGCATGGTACCTTAGTCGGTCTCCTGCCAGTTCCTCACCCTATACTGATCCGAAAGTACCAGGCTAACAGTGGTACCACTCTATGGTTCCGTACCTACATGTGGGGTGTCATCTACCTCAG GAATGTGGAGCCACCTATTTGGTATGACACTGGCGTCAAGCTCTTTGAGGTCCAACGGATAAAGGACAGCTAG
- the LOC139943777 gene encoding protein HID1-like isoform X4, whose translation MGGTDSKLNFRKAVVQLTTKTQPVEAGDDAFWDQFWADTVTSVSDVFALIPAAEIRALREESPSNLATLCYKAVEKLVSASESGCSAAKDQQMVLNSVRLLTRILPYIFEDPDWRGFFWSTLPGQSSDEESLPLAQSLLNAVADLLFCPDFTVAPNTKKPGPESHEDPQSIDSCEYIWEAGVGFANSPPQSALLDQNRTELLKLLLTCFSETMYLPPVSDAHSQPNQWISYFCSSENRHALPLFTSLLNVVCAYDPVGFGVPYNHLMFADHREPVVEVASQILVVTLDHDTVHSQVPPTVDAADEGNEGGVVENLFVNYLSRVHREEDFHFILKGLTRLLNNPLIQTYLPGSTKKIAFHQELFVLFWKMCDHNKKFLFYVLKSSDVLEVLVPILYHLNDARADQSRVGLMHIGVFILLLLSGERNFGVRLNKPYSVRVPMDIPVFTGTHADFLIIVFHKIITSGHQRLAPLYDCLLTIVVNVSPYLKSLSMVSSNKLLHLLEAFSTPWFLFSNPANHHLVFFLLEVFNNIIQYQFDGNSNLVYTIIRKRNVFHQLANLPCDQASITKALAKRGRKTTPAPPTDDAVPTTMEGALPPVDAEPGTLKASLLATPGLGTMTETSKVTPSGEVLAQAAADAAEKSESAAGPSAATSQGTSDTESIVPEDKKVVDSGLIGSQAVPLGSQPEATEHRMIAMQRTSSVSSNTPSSTSGDWRPSSEWVQSWKQKLPLQTIMRLLQVLVPQVEKICIDKGLTDETEILKFLQHGTLVGLLPVPHPILIRKYQANSGTTLWFRTYMWGVIYLRNVEPPIWYDTGVKLFEVQRIKDS comes from the exons ATGGGAGGAACAGATTCGAAGCTTAATTTTCGGAAGGCAGTCGTGCAGCtgacaacaaaaacacag CCAGTTGAGGCAGGTGATGATGCATTCTGGGACCAGTTTTGGGCTGACACAGTGACCAGCGTGAGCGATGTGTTTGCTTTGATACCTGCAGCTGAAATCAGAGCACTGAGGGAAGAATCACCCTCAAACTTAGCTACATTATGCTACAAG gcaGTGGAAAAACTTGTGTCTGCATCAGAAAGTGGATGCTCTGCAGCCAAAGATCAACAGATGGTCCTGAACTCAGTGCGTCTCCTCACACGCATTCTGCCATACATTTTTGAGGATCCAGATTGGCGTGGGTTCTTCTGGTCCACGCTACCGGGACAGTCT AGTGATGAAGAATCTTTACCCTTGGCTCAGTCACTCCTTAATGCTGTTGCAGATCTCTTATTCTGTCCAGACTTCACTGTGGCTCCAAATACCAAGAAACCAGGCCCA GAAAGCCACGAGGATCCTCAGTCCATTGACAGCTGTGAATATATCTGGGAGGCTGGAGTAGGCTTCGCTAACTCCCCACCCCAGTCAGCTCTCCTAGACCAGAACAGGACTGAGTTACTCAAACTGCTGCTGACATGCTTCTCAGAAACTATGTACCTCCCTCCAGTTA gtgATGCCCATTCACAACCCAACCAGTGGATCAGTTACTTTTGCTCATCTGAAAACAG GCATGCCTTACCCCTCTTCACTTCTCTACTGAATGTGGTATGTGCCTATGATCCAGTGGGCTTTGGTGTCCCATACAATCACCTCATGTTTGCCGATCATCGGGAGCCGGTCGTCGAGGTAGCCTCTCAGATCCTCGTCGTGACCCTTGACCATGATACAGTCCATAGTCAGGTGCCTCCAACGGTTGATGCTGCAGATGAAGGGAATGAG gGAGGAGTTGTAGAGAATCTGTTTGTGAATTATCTTTCCCGTGTTCATCGAGAAGAAGATTTCCATTTCATTCTGAAGGGACTGACGAGGCTACTCAACAATCCACTGATTCAG ACATACCTGCCTGGATCCACCAAGAAGATAGCCTTCCACCAGGAGCTATTTGTTCTCTTCTGGAAGATGTGCGACCACAACAAGAAGTTTCTCTTCTATGTCTTAAAGAGCAGTGACGTCCTAGAGGTTCTCGTTCCAATTCTCTACCATCTGAACGACGCCAGGGCAGACCAGT CTCGAGTCGGTTTAATGCACATCGGAGTCTTTATTCTTCTACTTCTGAGCGGTGAGCGGAACTTTGGTGTACGACTCAACAAACCATACAGCGTTAGAGTACCCATGGACATTCCTGTGTTCACTGGTACCCATGCTGACTTTCTCATTATA GTATTCCATAAAATAATCACTTCTGGGCACCAGAGACTGGCTCCCCTGTATGACTGCCTACTCACGATAGTTGTCAATG TATCTCCATACCTGAAGAGTCTGTCGATGGTTTCATCTAACAAGCTTCTTCATCTCCTGGAAGCCTTCTCAACACCTTGGTTCCTCTTCTCTAATCCGGCAAACCATCACCTCGTCTTCTTCCTTCTGGAGGTCTTTAACAACATCATCCAGTATCAGTTTGATG GAAACTCCAATCTCGTTTACACTATCATCCGTAAACGCAATGTATTCCACCAGTTGGCCAACTTACCCTGCGACCAGGCCTCCATCACCAAAGCTCTGGCCAAGCGAGGGCGCAAGACAACCCCAGCACCACCCACAGACGACGCTGTGCCTACCACCATGGAGGGGGCATTACCTCCAGTTGATGCAGAGCCAGGGACTCTCAAAGCCTCTCTTCTTGCTACTCCAG GATTGGGTACAATGACCGAGACATCTAAAGTCACACCATCTGGTGAAGTGCTGGCCCAAGCTGCTGCAGACGCTGCTGAAAAATCAGAAAGTGCTGCTGGACCCTCTGCA GCAACATCCCAAGGAACCAGTGATACTGAGAGCATCGTTCCTGAAGATAAGAAAGTAGTTGACAGTGGTCTGATTGGTTCTCAGGCGGTACCTCTAGGGTCGCAGCCTGAAGCCACTGAGCACAGAATGATTGCAATGCAGAGGACATCCTCAGTGTCTAGCAATACACCAAGCAGCACTAGTGGAGACTGGAGGCCTTCCTCTGAatgg GTTCAATCCTGGAAGCAGAAGTTACCTTTACAGACCATCATGCGTCTTCTTCAGGTTTTGGTTCCACAAGTTGAGAAGATCTGCATCGACAA GGGTTTGACCGATGAGACAGAGATCTTAAAGTTCCTTCAGCATGGTACCTTAGTCGGTCTCCTGCCAGTTCCTCACCCTATACTGATCCGAAAGTACCAGGCTAACAGTGGTACCACTCTATGGTTCCGTACCTACATGTGGGGTGTCATCTACCTCAG GAATGTGGAGCCACCTATTTGGTATGACACTGGCGTCAAGCTCTTTGAGGTCCAACGGATAAAGGACAGCTAG